A window of the Selenihalanaerobacter shriftii genome harbors these coding sequences:
- a CDS encoding HAD family hydrolase: MFDFEIPNYKVLEIDKLVFDYNGTLACDGIPVSGVKEKLDKLAIDFEIYVLTADTFGTVKKELKDVDVEIVIVDKKNGTKFKENFIQDLNKDSVIAVGNGNNDTLMLARASLGILILGLEGAATESLLKSDLIVRNINDVLDILLNPKRLVASLRK; encoded by the coding sequence TTGTTTGATTTTGAAATTCCTAATTATAAAGTTTTAGAAATTGATAAATTAGTATTTGATTATAATGGTACATTAGCTTGTGATGGCATTCCAGTTTCAGGAGTTAAAGAGAAATTAGATAAATTAGCAATAGATTTTGAAATATATGTTTTAACTGCTGATACTTTTGGTACTGTAAAAAAAGAGTTAAAAGATGTAGATGTAGAAATTGTTATAGTTGATAAAAAAAATGGAACTAAATTTAAAGAAAATTTTATTCAAGACTTAAATAAGGATAGCGTAATTGCAGTAGGTAATGGTAATAATGATACTTTGATGTTAGCAAGAGCTAGTTTGGGAATACTGATTTTAGGTTTAGAAGGGGCAGCAACTGAAAGTTTATTGAAATCTGATTTAATAGTTAGAAATATCAATGATGTTTTAGATATTTTATTAAATCCGAAACGTTTAGTTGCTTCTTTAAGAAAGTAG